A window of the Halobacterium hubeiense genome harbors these coding sequences:
- a CDS encoding SRPBCC family protein, translating into MNEVTETRRVAAPPDAVRDAMADVEGFVRSAGFDDVEVDGEAIRVANRVGPAEIELELAVVEREGAALAYEQREGIFKSMWTEYVVEPRADGDECEVTARTEFALDVPVVGDVLDATVIERQRRTELNAQLDWLAAQT; encoded by the coding sequence ATGAACGAGGTCACGGAGACGCGCCGCGTCGCCGCTCCACCCGACGCCGTCCGGGACGCGATGGCGGACGTCGAGGGGTTCGTGCGCTCGGCGGGCTTCGACGACGTGGAGGTAGATGGCGAGGCGATTCGCGTGGCGAACCGGGTCGGTCCCGCGGAAATCGAGCTGGAGCTGGCCGTCGTCGAGCGGGAGGGCGCGGCGCTCGCCTACGAGCAACGCGAGGGCATCTTCAAGTCGATGTGGACCGAGTACGTCGTCGAGCCGCGGGCCGACGGCGACGAGTGCGAGGTCACGGCGCGCACCGAGTTCGCGCTCGACGTGCCCGTGGTCGGCGACGTGCTGGACGCGACGGTCATCGAGCGCCAGCGCCGCACGGAGCTGAACGCGCAACTGGACTGGCTGGCGGCACAGACCTGA
- the nasA gene encoding assimilatory nitrate reductase NasA, translated as MSEPVQTTCMRCAVGCGHLTDRVDAGYGIGTVRGDVTHPVNRGLACSRGVEETKDPDGTWLTRPLVRMDGDLQPTTWDVALSRIANEFGAALERDHDSVAVLGSGQQTNEAAYALGKLARGGFGTRYYDANTTLCMASAVTAYYDAFGSDAPPCTYDDIEDAQTHVVWGANPAVAHPVMFRWISESATADDSELVVVDPVGTKTAQGADEHIALEPGTDLALARAVLARVVERGDVDEEFVEEATTGFEELRGDLPDPEEAAATADVDMETVEKLADAFGEQTLVYWGMGVNQSTQGTETAGALVDLCLATGNLGPGTGPFSLTGQANSMGTRVCSSKGSWPGMRSFSDPDERRVVADAWDVPVERLPDDPGPGPVGLVNAIGDGPVEAVWTVATNPAAGLPDASAAREHLEDAFLVAQDAFHTETTELADVVLPAATWGESSGTAVNMERRVSRIRPASDLVPDVRTDLDIITTIGELLVPGLLGDPDPRDVFDELAALTAGTQADLSGISYARLDEQQAVRWPAPDAVSQGGYRYYDDGDWSFPTPSGKARFSTGRHEGLPEPTNETYPLTLTTAREADGYNTGVRSRGEDAPANPLARVNPETIEQADVPADADEAVVESRRATVPVRVEVDEAVPEGLVWLPIHHPETNALTLPETDPRSDEPNFKQCAVRVRPVADEAAAGTLADADAPADD; from the coding sequence GTGAGCGAGCCGGTTCAGACCACGTGTATGCGGTGTGCGGTCGGCTGCGGCCACCTGACCGACCGCGTGGACGCCGGCTACGGCATCGGGACCGTGCGCGGCGACGTCACCCACCCCGTCAACCGCGGGCTGGCGTGCTCGCGGGGCGTCGAGGAGACGAAAGACCCCGACGGGACGTGGCTGACGCGCCCGCTCGTGCGGATGGACGGCGACCTCCAGCCGACGACGTGGGACGTGGCGCTCTCGCGCATCGCCAACGAGTTCGGCGCCGCGCTCGAACGCGACCACGACAGCGTCGCGGTGCTGGGGAGCGGCCAGCAGACCAACGAGGCGGCGTACGCGCTCGGGAAGCTCGCCCGCGGCGGGTTCGGGACGCGCTACTACGACGCCAACACCACACTCTGCATGGCGAGCGCCGTCACCGCGTACTACGACGCGTTCGGTAGCGACGCGCCGCCGTGCACGTACGACGACATCGAGGACGCGCAGACGCACGTCGTCTGGGGCGCGAACCCGGCGGTCGCCCACCCGGTGATGTTCCGCTGGATTTCCGAGAGCGCGACCGCCGACGACAGCGAACTCGTGGTCGTGGACCCAGTCGGCACGAAGACCGCCCAGGGCGCCGACGAACACATCGCGCTCGAACCGGGGACGGACCTCGCGCTCGCGCGGGCGGTGCTGGCTCGCGTCGTCGAGCGCGGCGACGTCGACGAGGAGTTCGTCGAGGAGGCGACCACGGGCTTCGAGGAGCTACGCGGCGACCTCCCGGACCCGGAGGAAGCCGCCGCGACCGCCGACGTCGATATGGAGACTGTCGAGAAGCTCGCGGACGCGTTCGGGGAACAGACGCTCGTTTACTGGGGGATGGGCGTGAATCAGAGCACGCAGGGAACGGAGACGGCGGGCGCGCTCGTGGACCTCTGTCTCGCGACTGGGAACCTCGGGCCGGGCACGGGGCCGTTCTCGCTGACCGGGCAGGCGAACTCGATGGGGACGCGCGTGTGCTCCTCGAAGGGCTCGTGGCCGGGGATGCGGTCGTTCTCGGACCCGGACGAGCGGCGGGTCGTCGCGGACGCGTGGGATGTTCCCGTCGAACGCCTCCCCGACGACCCCGGGCCGGGACCCGTGGGGCTCGTGAACGCAATCGGGGACGGACCAGTCGAGGCGGTCTGGACGGTCGCGACGAACCCCGCGGCGGGCCTGCCGGACGCCTCCGCGGCGCGCGAGCACCTCGAAGACGCGTTCCTCGTCGCGCAGGACGCCTTCCACACCGAGACGACGGAGCTGGCGGACGTCGTGTTGCCGGCGGCGACGTGGGGCGAGTCCTCGGGGACGGCGGTGAACATGGAGCGCCGCGTCTCCCGGATTCGGCCGGCATCGGACCTCGTCCCCGACGTGCGGACGGACCTCGACATCATCACCACGATTGGAGAGCTGCTGGTCCCCGGGCTCCTCGGCGACCCCGACCCCCGGGACGTCTTCGACGAGCTCGCGGCGCTGACGGCGGGCACGCAGGCGGACCTCTCGGGCATCAGCTACGCGCGTCTCGACGAACAGCAAGCCGTGCGCTGGCCGGCGCCGGACGCCGTCTCGCAGGGCGGCTACCGCTACTACGACGACGGCGACTGGTCGTTCCCGACGCCCTCGGGGAAGGCGCGCTTCTCCACCGGACGCCACGAGGGCCTCCCGGAGCCGACGAACGAGACGTACCCGCTCACGCTGACGACGGCGCGGGAAGCCGACGGCTACAACACGGGCGTGCGCTCGCGGGGCGAGGATGCGCCCGCGAACCCGCTCGCGCGTGTCAACCCCGAGACCATCGAGCAGGCCGACGTCCCGGCGGACGCCGACGAGGCGGTCGTGGAGTCCCGCCGTGCGACCGTCCCCGTGCGCGTGGAAGTCGACGAAGCGGTGCCCGAAGGACTGGTGTGGCTGCCGATTCACCACCCGGAGACGAACGCGCTGACGCTCCCAGAGACGGACCCGCGCTCGGACGAGCCGAACTTCAAGCAGTGCGCGGTGCGCGTGCGGCCGGTCGCCGACGAGGCCGCGGCCGGCACGCTCGCGGACGCGGACGCGCCCGCCGACGACTGA
- a CDS encoding halocyanin domain-containing protein translates to MSDDEHSPLESPEGNWWNQKVNRRESIWLGISGAWAVSMFGWMLGWTQVGEQNQTGQTYEVSTERFRQKVQSFKESAGTLEVDGEELLVPDGNDVYVGALQWAWDGLPVVLRPGETYKFHLGAYDVQHGFGVRPEGNLSKQISLQILPGYEWVVEMSFDETGTYHVVCNEFCGVGHRTMHGTFVVRDHEPVETGSSSEDSSNAAYDGWFTSDGRGGATDSFGGSPTDATGQSEVTVEVGAEGNGGPYAFAPTAVQVSSGTTVNFEWVSDNHNVLVESQPDGAGWQGVESFENEGYSHSVTFDEQGVYKYYCEPHVGMGMKGVVEVV, encoded by the coding sequence ATGAGCGACGACGAACACTCGCCGCTGGAGTCCCCCGAGGGGAACTGGTGGAACCAGAAGGTCAACCGCCGGGAGTCCATCTGGCTGGGCATCTCGGGCGCGTGGGCGGTGTCGATGTTCGGCTGGATGCTCGGCTGGACGCAGGTCGGCGAGCAGAACCAGACCGGACAGACCTACGAGGTGAGCACCGAGCGCTTCCGGCAGAAAGTCCAGTCGTTCAAGGAGTCTGCGGGCACGCTGGAAGTCGACGGCGAGGAGCTGCTCGTGCCGGACGGCAACGACGTCTACGTCGGCGCGCTCCAGTGGGCGTGGGACGGCCTCCCCGTAGTGTTGCGGCCCGGCGAGACGTACAAGTTCCACCTCGGCGCCTACGACGTCCAGCACGGCTTCGGCGTGCGCCCGGAGGGCAACCTCAGCAAGCAGATTTCGCTCCAGATTCTCCCGGGCTACGAGTGGGTCGTGGAGATGTCCTTCGACGAGACGGGCACCTACCACGTCGTCTGCAACGAGTTCTGCGGCGTCGGCCACCGCACGATGCACGGCACGTTCGTCGTGCGGGACCACGAGCCCGTCGAGACCGGCAGTAGTAGCGAGGACTCCTCGAACGCCGCCTACGACGGCTGGTTCACGAGCGACGGGCGCGGCGGCGCGACCGACAGCTTCGGCGGGTCGCCGACCGACGCCACCGGCCAGAGCGAGGTCACCGTGGAGGTCGGCGCCGAGGGGAACGGCGGGCCGTACGCGTTCGCGCCGACCGCCGTGCAGGTGTCCTCGGGGACGACGGTGAACTTCGAGTGGGTGTCGGACAACCACAACGTCCTCGTGGAGTCCCAGCCCGACGGCGCGGGCTGGCAGGGCGTCGAGTCCTTCGAGAACGAGGGGTACAGCCACTCGGTGACGTTCGACGAGCAGGGCGTCTACAAGTACTACTGCGAGCCCCACGTCGGCATGGGGATGAAAGGCGTCGTGGAGGTGGTCTGA
- a CDS encoding cytochrome c oxidase subunit I — translation MFGLATFDYDDDGFRECGVTGLTIHKSAEDLVKLFGLTAIVSLAVGGAFALTVALTRWEAIGLLGPGKYYRFTSLHAWFMILFWMVFMEIAILYVGGPFVLGRKLSVPKLGWAGYGIMLLGGGLAVYSIATYDLPNQAPFYTSYVPLPSPAPYFAGAVLFLLGALVAAVPFFVTLWREKREHPTKTLPLITFGAFITGVIALEALVGGITALTPAFLWRIGFFEHLDAAWYRQMFWTIGHGSQQINLLAMITVWYFMTHVIGGAEVASEKVSRVAFVLYLFFINLGAAHHLMSDPALSSAWRMWNTSYAAYGAVVASMIHAFAIPAGLEAGRRRKGAGGGLFGWLWSAPWKDPGFSSTILSIILFGFLGGITGVMMGQMQLNMSWHNNLAVPGHFHATVVLGTTLSFMGLAYYVLRLVFGRDWFASRLASIQPFFYGGAMAVVCLMMMYLGLLFGVPRRHPSVMDIPGTAFDFSPAEPFFVVFGAAAILSVVAGALFVVVAVGTLLFGGEFTPPIVEDRAISPGSGDADPPHDQSMRGTFVLVLVFFGVFVVLYALNWFLLSQVWEIGP, via the coding sequence ATGTTCGGGTTAGCTACGTTCGACTACGACGACGACGGCTTCCGGGAGTGCGGCGTCACGGGACTGACGATTCACAAGTCCGCCGAGGACCTCGTGAAACTGTTCGGCCTCACGGCCATCGTGTCGCTGGCGGTCGGCGGCGCGTTCGCGCTGACGGTCGCGCTCACGCGCTGGGAGGCAATCGGCCTCCTCGGCCCCGGGAAGTACTACCGGTTCACGAGCCTCCACGCGTGGTTCATGATTCTGTTCTGGATGGTGTTCATGGAGATCGCCATCCTCTACGTCGGCGGGCCGTTCGTCCTGGGGCGGAAGCTCTCCGTCCCGAAGCTCGGGTGGGCGGGCTACGGCATCATGCTGCTGGGCGGCGGCCTCGCCGTCTACAGCATCGCCACCTACGACCTCCCGAATCAGGCGCCGTTCTACACGTCGTACGTGCCGCTGCCGTCGCCGGCGCCGTACTTCGCGGGCGCCGTGTTGTTCCTGCTCGGGGCGCTCGTCGCCGCCGTCCCGTTCTTCGTGACGCTGTGGCGCGAGAAGCGCGAGCACCCGACCAAGACGCTGCCGCTCATCACGTTCGGCGCGTTCATCACGGGCGTCATCGCCTTGGAGGCGCTGGTCGGCGGCATCACCGCGCTCACGCCCGCGTTCCTCTGGCGCATCGGCTTCTTCGAGCACCTGGACGCGGCGTGGTACCGGCAGATGTTCTGGACCATCGGCCACGGCAGCCAGCAGATCAACCTGCTGGCGATGATCACGGTCTGGTACTTCATGACCCACGTCATCGGCGGCGCGGAGGTCGCCTCCGAGAAGGTCTCCCGCGTCGCGTTCGTGCTCTACCTGTTCTTCATCAATCTCGGCGCCGCCCACCACCTGATGTCCGACCCCGCGCTGTCCTCGGCGTGGCGGATGTGGAACACGTCCTACGCGGCGTACGGCGCGGTCGTCGCGTCGATGATTCACGCGTTCGCCATCCCCGCGGGGCTGGAGGCCGGCCGCCGCCGGAAGGGCGCTGGCGGCGGCCTGTTCGGCTGGCTGTGGTCCGCGCCGTGGAAGGACCCCGGGTTCTCCTCCACGATTCTCTCGATCATCCTGTTCGGGTTCCTCGGCGGCATCACGGGCGTGATGATGGGGCAGATGCAGCTCAACATGAGCTGGCACAACAACCTCGCGGTCCCCGGGCACTTCCACGCCACCGTCGTCCTCGGCACGACGCTGTCGTTCATGGGGCTGGCGTACTACGTGCTCCGGCTGGTGTTCGGCCGCGACTGGTTCGCCAGCCGGCTCGCGTCGATTCAGCCGTTCTTCTACGGCGGCGCGATGGCCGTCGTCTGCCTGATGATGATGTATCTGGGCCTGCTGTTCGGCGTGCCGCGGCGCCACCCCTCCGTGATGGACATCCCGGGGACGGCGTTCGACTTCTCGCCGGCTGAGCCGTTCTTCGTGGTGTTCGGGGCGGCCGCCATCCTCTCGGTCGTCGCGGGCGCGCTGTTCGTCGTCGTCGCGGTCGGCACGCTCCTCTTCGGCGGCGAGTTCACGCCGCCCATCGTCGAGGACCGCGCCATCTCCCCGGGCAGCGGCGACGCCGACCCGCCCCACGACCAGAGCATGCGCGGGACGTTCGTGCTCGTGCTCGTGTTCTTCGGCGTGTTCGTCGTGCTGTACGCGCTGAACTGGTTCCTGCTCTCGCAGGTCTGGGAAATCGGTCCCTGA
- a CDS encoding DMT family transporter: protein MSRYRTAGKYLLLAAIWGTAFMATDVGLADLPAVPFAAVRFDVAAVLLFGAVLASGTDVRPRTRDDYVYVLVGGALMIGVHHAFLFAGQQYVAGGVAAVLLGLIPVVTPALTRLVATDEEFTAATALGVVLGFAGVVVIADPDPSNLGDSALGVGLVLASALAFALAAVLTHSRDPSLPFLATQAWMMAVGAVVLHVAVLALPGQSFAAATWTPSALGAIAYLAAVAGAGGFLLYFVLLDELGPIEMSFIEYVIPVFAALAGWLVLGQEVTATTATGFVFILAGFLAAKFRAIRTELRRVAGETPSRPAD from the coding sequence ATGAGTCGCTACCGAACTGCGGGCAAGTATCTGTTGTTGGCTGCCATCTGGGGGACGGCGTTCATGGCGACGGACGTCGGCCTCGCGGACCTCCCCGCGGTCCCGTTCGCGGCCGTGCGCTTCGACGTCGCCGCCGTACTGCTGTTCGGTGCCGTCCTCGCGTCCGGCACCGACGTCCGACCGCGGACCCGCGACGACTACGTCTACGTGCTGGTCGGCGGCGCGCTCATGATCGGCGTCCACCACGCGTTCCTGTTCGCCGGCCAGCAGTACGTCGCCGGCGGCGTCGCCGCCGTCCTCCTCGGCCTTATCCCGGTGGTGACGCCCGCGCTCACGCGGCTGGTCGCCACCGACGAGGAGTTCACCGCCGCCACCGCGCTCGGCGTCGTGCTCGGGTTCGCGGGCGTCGTCGTCATCGCCGACCCCGACCCGTCGAACCTCGGCGACAGCGCGCTGGGGGTCGGGCTCGTGCTGGCATCCGCGCTCGCGTTCGCGCTCGCGGCCGTCCTCACGCACAGCCGCGACCCGTCGCTGCCGTTCCTCGCGACGCAGGCGTGGATGATGGCCGTCGGCGCGGTCGTCCTCCACGTCGCCGTGCTCGCGCTCCCCGGCCAGTCGTTCGCGGCCGCGACGTGGACGCCCTCGGCACTGGGCGCCATCGCGTACCTCGCCGCCGTCGCCGGCGCCGGCGGCTTCCTGCTGTACTTCGTGTTGCTGGACGAGCTGGGGCCGATAGAGATGAGCTTCATCGAGTACGTGATTCCCGTGTTCGCGGCGCTGGCGGGCTGGCTCGTGCTCGGGCAGGAAGTGACCGCGACGACCGCGACCGGGTTCGTGTTCATCCTCGCGGGCTTCCTCGCCGCGAAGTTCCGCGCCATCAGAACAGAGCTCCGGCGGGTCGCGGGCGAGACGCCGTCGCGGCCCGCGGACTAG
- a CDS encoding nitrite/sulfite reductase, whose product MAHKKEEWKAEQYGDEVRAQLEEFAERGWEAIPEDEHDKWFSRFKFWGVFHQRGGQESYFMMRLTNCGGVLEPDQLRAIGEVARDYAQGPAENPEFGNGWIDLTTRQSIQLHWLKLEDIPEIWEKLEAVGVSSRSAGGDTMRNISGCPVAGKADEYVESRELLDEIQEGIRGDDDLANMPRKFNISVTGCRQGCAQDALNDVGLEPAHKLVDGEEVRGFNVRVGGGLGGREPRKARPLDIFVTREQAYDTVRAFVELYHEEGNRENRSKNRGRFFVDEWGTDEIRDALDDRLDFELERAGTDFRGEYTYNAGKPTERGAHDHVGVYDQKDGQNYVGISVSLGRLRADEAIELADLADEYGSGEVRLTRRQNPIITDVADDDLDDLLAEPLLGKHKPEPNPFEQGAMACTGTEFCSLALTETKARMARLLRWLGDNVEVPDDVDRIKMHFSGCTADCGQAMTADIGLQGMRARKDGEMVEAVDVGVGGGVGEEPTFIDWVRQRVPADELPGMIANLVRAFAALREDGQTFREWVEATGHETIVELAEPEEVEGYTDPCLYDAKQSWYPFAEGDSPAPTAADGTPLATESDD is encoded by the coding sequence ATGGCACACAAGAAAGAGGAGTGGAAGGCCGAGCAGTACGGGGACGAAGTCAGAGCACAGCTCGAGGAGTTCGCCGAGCGCGGCTGGGAGGCGATTCCCGAGGACGAACACGACAAGTGGTTCTCCCGGTTCAAGTTCTGGGGGGTGTTCCACCAGCGCGGCGGCCAGGAGAGCTACTTCATGATGCGGCTGACCAACTGCGGCGGCGTCCTCGAACCGGACCAGCTGCGGGCCATCGGCGAGGTCGCCCGCGACTACGCGCAGGGCCCCGCCGAGAACCCCGAGTTCGGGAACGGCTGGATCGACCTCACGACCCGCCAGTCCATCCAACTGCACTGGCTGAAACTCGAAGACATCCCCGAGATCTGGGAGAAACTCGAAGCCGTCGGCGTCTCCTCGCGCTCGGCGGGCGGGGACACGATGCGCAACATCTCCGGCTGTCCGGTGGCCGGGAAGGCCGACGAGTACGTCGAGAGCCGCGAACTGCTGGACGAGATTCAGGAGGGCATCCGCGGCGACGACGACCTCGCGAACATGCCCCGGAAGTTCAACATCTCGGTGACGGGCTGCCGGCAGGGCTGCGCGCAGGACGCGCTCAACGACGTCGGCCTCGAACCCGCGCACAAGCTCGTCGACGGCGAAGAAGTCCGCGGCTTCAACGTCCGCGTCGGCGGCGGCCTCGGCGGCCGCGAGCCCCGCAAGGCCCGCCCGCTGGACATCTTCGTCACGCGCGAGCAGGCCTACGACACCGTGCGCGCGTTCGTCGAACTGTACCACGAGGAGGGCAACCGCGAGAACCGCTCGAAGAACCGCGGGCGCTTCTTCGTCGACGAGTGGGGCACCGACGAGATTCGGGACGCCCTCGACGACCGGCTGGACTTCGAACTGGAGCGCGCGGGCACCGACTTCCGCGGCGAGTACACGTACAACGCCGGCAAGCCCACGGAGCGCGGCGCCCACGACCACGTCGGCGTCTACGACCAGAAGGACGGGCAGAACTACGTCGGCATCAGCGTCTCTCTCGGTCGGCTGCGCGCCGACGAAGCCATCGAACTCGCGGACCTCGCCGACGAGTACGGCAGCGGGGAAGTCCGGCTGACGCGCCGGCAGAACCCCATCATCACGGACGTCGCGGACGACGACCTCGACGACCTGCTCGCGGAGCCGCTGCTCGGCAAGCACAAGCCCGAGCCCAACCCCTTCGAGCAGGGCGCGATGGCCTGTACGGGCACGGAGTTCTGCTCGCTGGCGCTCACGGAGACGAAGGCGCGGATGGCGCGCCTGCTGCGCTGGCTCGGGGACAACGTCGAGGTGCCCGACGACGTGGACCGCATCAAGATGCACTTCTCGGGGTGCACCGCGGACTGCGGGCAGGCGATGACCGCAGACATCGGTCTGCAGGGGATGCGCGCGCGCAAGGACGGCGAGATGGTCGAGGCCGTGGACGTCGGCGTCGGCGGCGGCGTCGGCGAGGAGCCGACGTTCATCGACTGGGTGCGCCAGCGCGTCCCCGCTGACGAGCTTCCGGGGATGATTGCGAACCTCGTGCGGGCGTTCGCAGCGCTCCGCGAGGACGGGCAGACGTTCCGCGAGTGGGTGGAGGCGACCGGCCACGAGACCATCGTGGAACTCGCGGAGCCCGAGGAGGTCGAAGGGTACACCGACCCCTGCCTCTACGACGCCAAGCAGTCGTGGTACCCGTTCGCGGAGGGGGACAGTCCGGCGCCGACCGCCGCCGACGGCACGCCGCTGGCCACCGAGAGCGATGACTGA
- a CDS encoding alpha/beta hydrolase, whose translation MTALDPELAAAIEAIEAAGVPEWHRLSVASARRVEDDVFTPDERRDVAFVRDLSLSGPGGDVPVRIYHDDPDRPAPMVVFYHGGGWTLGTLDSIGGVCRELAARAGCVVVSVDYRLAPEHPFPAPLDDAYAALEWTVETADAFGGDPEHVSVAGTSAGGNLAAAVALRARDFDGPEIAAQHLLYPMTDRDTTRPSYEEHGDGPLLTRAAVEWFWEHYCRSPVDAANPYASVLRADHADLPPATVVTAGHDPLRDEGRAYADALDDAGTPVEHRHYPSMAHGFLSLADDVAVADDALDAVAARVRSS comes from the coding sequence GTGACCGCACTCGACCCCGAACTCGCCGCGGCAATCGAGGCAATCGAGGCCGCCGGCGTCCCCGAGTGGCACCGGCTCTCGGTCGCGAGCGCGCGCCGCGTCGAGGACGACGTGTTCACGCCCGACGAGCGCCGCGACGTGGCGTTCGTCCGCGACCTCTCCTTGTCGGGACCGGGCGGCGACGTGCCCGTGCGAATCTACCACGACGACCCCGACCGGCCCGCGCCGATGGTGGTCTTCTACCACGGCGGCGGCTGGACGCTCGGGACGTTGGACTCCATCGGCGGCGTCTGCCGCGAACTCGCCGCTCGCGCGGGCTGTGTGGTCGTGAGCGTGGACTACCGGCTCGCGCCCGAGCACCCGTTCCCCGCGCCGCTCGACGACGCGTACGCCGCGTTGGAGTGGACCGTCGAGACCGCCGACGCGTTCGGCGGCGACCCGGAGCACGTCTCCGTCGCGGGGACGAGCGCGGGCGGCAACCTCGCGGCCGCCGTCGCGCTGCGCGCCCGGGACTTCGACGGCCCCGAGATTGCTGCCCAGCACCTCCTCTACCCGATGACCGACCGCGACACGACTCGACCGTCCTACGAGGAGCACGGCGACGGCCCGCTGCTGACGCGCGCGGCCGTCGAGTGGTTCTGGGAGCACTACTGTCGGAGCCCCGTGGACGCCGCGAACCCGTACGCCAGCGTCCTGCGCGCCGACCACGCCGACCTCCCGCCCGCGACGGTCGTCACCGCCGGCCACGACCCCCTCCGCGACGAGGGGCGCGCGTACGCGGACGCGCTCGACGACGCCGGAACGCCGGTCGAACACCGCCACTATCCGTCGATGGCCCACGGCTTCCTCAGCCTCGCCGACGACGTGGCGGTCGCCGACGACGCGCTCGACGCCGTGGCGGCGCGCGTCCGCTCGTCGTGA